The following is a genomic window from Candidatus Tanganyikabacteria bacterium.
CCGCTGCGCACCAGCAGCAGCGTCTGGTTGTAGAGCCGGCGCTGCTCGGGTCCGAATTCGCAGTACGCGACCATCTCGGAGCGCGGCGGCAGGTCGGTGGCCACCTCCTGCTTGAGGCGCCGCAGGATGAACGGCATCGACCGGCGGCGCAACTTCTCCCACTTGGTGGCGTCGGTGAGCGCCTCGCCCCCCATGAAGTCGGCCCGGAACACCCGCTCGGAGCCCAGCAGGCCCGGCATCAGGAACTGGAACAGGCTCCACAGCTCCAGCGGATGGTTCTCCAGCGGCGTGCCCGTCAGGCAGAAGCGGTGCCGGGACTGGAGCGACCGGGCGGCGCGGGCGGACTGCGAGTGTGGGTTCTTGATGTTCTGCGCCTCGTCCAGCAGCAGGAAGTACCAGGGCTGGGCGCGGAGGGTCGGCAGATCCCGCCGGAGCAGGGTGTAGCTCGTGATGACCACGTCGGTCCTGGGGATCAGCGGCATGGCGTGGCGGCGGCCGGGGCCGTGCAGCACCAGGGTCCGCAGGCCGGGGGCGAAGCGCTTGAGCTCCTGCTCCCAGTTGTAGATGACCGAGGTCGGCACCACCAGGAGGCTCGGCCCCAGGCGACCTTCCTCCTTTTCGTGCAGGATGAGGGCGATGGCCTGGATGGTCTTGCCCAGGCCCATGTCGTCGGCGAGGATGCCGTGCAGCCCGTTTTCGCGCACGAAGACCATGAAGTCGAGGCCCTTGCGCTGATAGGGCCGCAGCTCCCCGACGAACCCTTCGGGTACCGGGATCTCGCGGTGCGGCACCTCGCCCGTGAGCAGGTCCCGGAAGGCCTCCCAGCGGGGATCGACCGCCTTCTCGTCGGCCGCCTCCAGCAGATCCTCGGCGGCGAGCGCCAGGTAGCCCGGCAACCGCTGGACGAGGCTGCCGTCGGCGCCTTGCGCGTCGTGGCCCAGGCTCGCGGCCAGATTCCGCTGGCGCGCCAGCCAGTCGGCCGGGAGGCGGGCGTACTGGCCGGTGCCCAGCTTCACGTACTTCGAGCGGCCGCGCAGGGCCTCGCGCAGGGCGTACTCGTCCAGGATGCCGCCGTCCAGCGTGACCTCGGACTTCACCTCGAACCAGTCGATTCCCGAGGACACCGACACGTTGACCCGCGGTTCCCGCCGCGTGACGCGCATCGCCCGCAACCGCTCCTCGCCGAAGATCTCCCAGCCCTCCACCAGGAGGCCCGGGATGTCGTCGAGCAGGAAATCCAGGGCGTGATCGCCCGAGCCCAGGTACACGCCGTTGGTGCGGGCTTCCAGGTGGGTGCGCACCAGGCGCTCCACGATACGTGTCTCGGCCGCCGGATCGCGCGGCCAGGTGCCCCACTCGCCCTCGAGTTCGCCAGGGACGAAGCGCCGCGGATCGGTCGGCGCGATGGGCAACGCGGTGCCGTAGACGAGGCTCAGCTTGGCGACCAGCCGATCGCCCTCTTCGTGCAGGGTAAGTCGCGGCCGCGGCGGGAGGGCGGCGTGGACCTTCGTCTCGGTCTCCTCGAGCAGCGTGATGGCTGCCGGCGCCCCACCGTCGCCGCCTTCCTCGGGGCCGGCCGCCGCGCCCTCGACCGGCCGGAAGGCCCCGGCGACGAACACCCAGCAGGGATCCTGGCCCAGGAGCAGCGCTCCGCTCGCCAGCGGCGAGCCATCGTCCTCGGTCAGCACCGGGTCGGCCCACGGAGTCAGCGCGAGCTGCCGCACCGGCCGATCCGGGCGGATCTCGATAGGGCGACGGGCCTCGCCGTACAGGAACGGCGTGGTGCGCAACTTGGCCAATACCTTCCCCAGCACCTTGTCCTCGACCGGCACGCCGCGCGCGTGGGACGACGAGATCAGCCGCGAGTGCTCCTGGTAAAACGGCATGACCAGGGCGAGTATCGCCTGATCGAACTCGGAGACGGGCCACGACGTGGGCGGCGCCCAGAGAGGCAGCGGCCGCAAGTTTCCCGGGGTGCCGTCTTCCTTGAGCTTGGCGGTGTCCACCGCCAGCCACACGCAGTACGGCCTGGCGAAGGCCTTCTCGAGCCGCTTGGGAACCGGAGCGAGCCACAGCCCGTAAACCGCCACCGTATCACCGGGGGCGAAAAGGGCTCTGGTTTCCTGGGTTTCCATGGGAAACCTCGATCCTAGCACGACATCGCTGCTATTTTGATGCGATGCAGCCCATCGCCTATCGCTTGCGGATCGACCGCCCCCACACGCACCGTCTTTCCGTCGAACTGCGCGTACCTCCTCAGCCGGGACCGCTCGAAATGGCCATCCCGGCCTGGACTCCGGGGGCCTACAAGGTGGTCGATCACGCCCGCAACGTGCGGCGCGTGGCGGCGCATGACCCGGCGGGCCAACCGCTGCGCGTCGAGCGGCGCGACCTGCATACGTGGGCCGTGCACGGCACCGAGCGCGGGGTGACCGTGACCTACGAGGTCTTCGCCGACAAGCTCATGATCCACCAGGCGCAGCTCAACGCCGACCACGCCTTCCTCAACGGCGGGCCTGTATGGCTGTGCGTGAAGGCGTGCCGGCACTGGCCCGCCACCGTGCAGGTCGACGTACCGCCCGGCTGGCGGGTCGCCACCGCTCTGCCGCCCGCACAGGGCGGCACCTGGACGGCGAGGGACTACGACGAGCTGGTCGATTCGCCCATCGAGGCCGGGCCCTTCGGCCTGACGACCGTCGGCGCCGCCGGCGTGGAGTGGGAAGTGGTCTGGCACGATACCCTGGGCAGCCAGCCGGAAGGCTCTCCCGACCTGCTGGCGAAGGTCGCCGACGGCGTGGCGCGGCTGGGCAAGGCCGCCGCGGACCTGATGGGCCCGCCGCCGTTCTCGCGCTACGTCTGCTTCTTCCACGAATCCACCGAGCCCGGTTACCTCAACGGTCTCGAGCACCAGGGATCCCTGGTGATGCAAGGGCCCCTGGAGGCCGGCACGAGGCCGGAGCCGTTCTTCACGATGGTGGCGCACGAGATCATGCACGCCTGGAACGGCCGGCGACTCGCCCCCCAGGGCCTCGGCCGCGGCTGCGACCTCTGGCGGCCCGCGCACACTACGGCGCTGTGGCTGGTCGAGGGCGGCACCGAGTACTACGCCGAGGTCCTGGCGCTGCGAGCCGGGGTGGTGGACGTGACCACGTTCCTGGGCGGCCTCGCCGACATGATCTCGCAGTACGAGCGCACGCCGGGCCGCCTCGTGACCTCCCTGGAGGAAGCGAGCTTCATCACCTGGCAATTCGGCGACGACCGCTGGAACGGGGCGATCAACTACTACCTCAAGGGCGCCCTGGTCACCTGGGCCCTGGACGCCGAACTGCGCGACCGCACCGGCGGCAAACGTTCCATGGACGACGTGCTGCGCGCCCTCTGGGAGCGCTTCGGCGACCACACCGAGTACCTGCCCGAGGCCATCGAGGACGTCGCCGCCGAGATCGCGGGAGGCTCGCTCGACGAGTTCTTCGACCGCATGCTGCGGTCGGTCGAGCCCATCGACTGGTCGGTGCCGGCCGGCAAGCTGGGCCTGGACCTGCGGGCGCGCGACCTGGCCGCCCTGGGCCTGCGCGCCACCGGCCCGGCCGGCGGCCTCAAGGTCGAGCACGTGGACGCCTTCGGGCCGGCCGAGGAGGCCGGCATCCAGACCGGCGACATCCTGGTGACGGTCGGCGGCAAGAAGGCCACCGAGCGGGCCCTGGCGCTCGCCAAGGCTTCCGGCCGGCCGGGAGACGCGCTGGCGCTCCAGGCGTTGCGGGGCGAACGCCTGCTTGGTTTCGACCTGGTCCTTGGGGGAGATCGCACCTACGACCTGGTGCCCGCCGAGCGCCCATCCGAGAAGCAACAGGCCATCCTGGCGGCATTCCTCGGCACGGCGGCCGCACGCCCGCTGGCCGTCGCCGGTGGCGGCGACCGGGGGTAGGCCCGGCGTCGCGGCATGACGCTCGACCCCGAGGCCATCGCGGGGTTCCTGGGCGGCATCGATATGCTGCTGGCCCTGATCCTGGCGGTCAGGTGGTCCGGCGGCAGCGCCTGGCGTTTCGTCAAGTTCCTGCGCGATCCCCCCGCGCCCGCGGCCCTGCGGGGCTACGGCGATCTCGTGGAGATCCTCTGCTACTGCTGGCTGCTGGTCGTGGCGGCCTCGCTGCTGGCGCCGGGCGAGGAATTCCTGGCGGGCCTTTCGCTCGGCACCACCCTGGCCTTCACGGCGACGTCTATCGTGTACCTGGCGTGCCTGCTAGGGTTGCGGCCATCTGGGCGCCCTTGAGGATAGTCTTGGCCGCAAGCGCCCCCGGCATGCCCGAGAGGCCGCCGCCCGGGTGGCAGCCCGCGCCGCACAGGTAGAGCCCTCGCACGGGCGTCCGGTAGTGCGCGACCGCGGGCGCCGGCCGCATGAACAGGATTTGATCGAGGGCATGCTCGACGTGGTGGATGTGGCCGCCCGAGATGCCATACCGGTGCTCGATGTCGACCGGCGTAAGGACTTCCATGGCGACGATTTGCGACCGCACGCCGGGCGCGGCGGCCTCCAGCACGGCCAGGGCGCGGTCGGCCAGCGTCTGCCTGGCCTCGTCGGTCCAGCCGCCGGCAAGGTCGTGGGGCGCGTAGTGCACCAGCAGGGACACGACTTCGTGGCCGGCCGGCGCGAGCGACGGGTCGGCGACCGTCGGCACCCAGACGTCCAGGTGGGGACGGTCGGACATGGCGCGGTACTTGACCGCGTCGGCCGCGCGCTCGAGATCGTCCAGGTGGCCCCCGACCTGCGCGCGGGCCAGCCGCTCGCCGGGCCGCTCCCGGAAGACCAGCGGGGCCGCCAGCGCCAGATGGACCTTGGCCGAGGTGCCCCTGGCGCGCACGACTTCCAGTTGCCTGGCGACGTCGGTCGAGAGCGCGAGCGGCGGCACGAGCGAGAGCAGCGTGGTCCGGGGATCCAGGCCGCTCGCGACCAGGGGCGCGAGGATCTCGCCGCCCTGTTCGAGCCGCACGCCGCGGACGCCCGCGGAGTCGACGAGGATCTCGGCGACCGCGCTCCCGGTGCGGATTTCGACCCGGCCGGTCGCTTCCAGCGCCCGCGCCAGCGCGGCCACCAGGGCGGCCGGCCCACCCGGCAGGTGCGCGGTGCGCGTGCACTCGTGCATGAGCAGGTTGGCCGCCGTGCCGGCCGACCAGGGGCCGTACCAGGTGCCCTGGACCGCCGGCGCCGCGAGCGCCGCCGAAAGGAGCGGCACGGCGGAGAAGTGCTCGACGAGCCAGTCGGCGGCGCACATCGGCGCCACCCGCAGCAGTTCGACCATGTCCGCCTTGCCCAGCCCGCGCAGGCCCAGGCCGGCCTTGCCCAGCGCGAGCAGTTCGGCGAACGAGGTCGGGGAGATCGAGGGAGGCGGCTCGTCCAGGACGCCTGCGACGAAATCGCGGACGCGCGCGTGAAATGCCCGGTAGGTCGCGTAGCCGGCCGCCGCGCCGGGATCGAGCCGCGACAGGTCGGCCGCGCTGCGTTGCGCGTCGGGCCAGAGCATCACGCCGCGATCGAGGCCGGACGTGGCCAGCACGGGCCCGGGCGCCGGTTCGAGGACCAGGCCGGCGCGGTCGAGGCCCAGGTCCCGCACCAGCGCGGGCCGGACTCCGCCGGTCTCGTGCAGGAGCCCCGGCACCGTGTAGGTACCGGCATCCCCGAAGCGCAGGGGTGCGGCCAGGCCCCCGACCGCCTCCCGGCGTTCGACGACCGTGACCCGCTTGCCGGCACGCGCGAGCCCGAGCGCGCAGACCAGGCTGTTGTGGCCCCCGCCGATGACCACTACATCGGTCACACGGCCCTCGCTTCGAGGAGCGCATCGGCGCAGAGCTGTCCGGGAGCGCCCATCAGGCCGCCGCCGGGGTGCGCGCCCGAGCCGCAAAGCCACAGGGAGCGGACGGGCGTCCTGTAGCGCGACCACCCGGGCGCGGGCCGCAGGAATGCCAGTTGCTCCAGGCTGAGCTCGCCGTGGAAGATGTTGCCCTCGGTGAGCCCGTACTCCTTCTCGAGATCCCACGGCGTGAGCACATGCCGGAACAGGATCTTGTCGGACAAGCCGGGCGCGAAATCCTCGAGCGTCCGGATGACGGCGTCCCCGAATGCCTCGCGCTTGCCCTCCCAGGCCGCCGGGCCCTCCTTGAGGTGGTAGGGCGCGTACTGCACGAAGATCGACATCACGTGCTTGCCGGCCGGCGCCACCGACGGATCGGTCAGGCTCGGGATGACGATGTCCATGAACGGCCGCTGCGAAAAGGCGCCGTACTTGGCGTCGTCGTAGGCCCGCTCCAGGTACGAGACGCTCGGCGCGATGGTGATGTCGCCCAGCAGGTGGGGACCCATCTTGGGCAGGCCCTTGAACTCCGGCAGGCCATCCAGCGCGAGGTTGACCTTGCCGGAGCTGCCGCGCATCTTGTAGCGCTTGATGTTGCGGACGAAATCCTCGGGCAACGCCTTCTCGCCGACCAGACCGAGGAAGGTGCGGTGGGGATCCACCCCGCTCACGACCACCTTGGCGCGGTACTCGTCGCCGTTGGCGAGCACGACGCCGCTCGCCTCGCCGTTCTCGACCAGGATGCGCTCGACCCGCGCCGTGGTCTTGATCTCGGCGCCGTGGGCCAGCGCGCTGCGGGCGATCGCCATCGAGATGGCGCCGGTGCCTCCCTTGGGAAGCCCCCAGGCCCGGAAGGCGCCGTCTATCTCGCCCATGTAGTGGTGCAGCAGCACGTAGGCCGTGCCGGGCGAGCGGACTCCCAGGTAGGTGCCGATGATGCCGCTGACCGACATCGGGCCGATGAGTTGCTCCGACTCGAACCATTCGGACAGGAAGTCCACGGCCGACATCGTCATCATCTTCATCATGGCCGCCGTCCAGTCGGGCCCCAGATCCTTGAACCGCTTGCCGAGGCGCAGGAGTTCCAGCAGGTGCTGCGGCGACAGGCTGGTGGGCTCGGGCGCGGGCGCCTCGATGAGCGGCTTGACCAGGCGCGAAAGCTCGGCCATCGCCATGCCGAAGAACGGGTAATTCTCGGCATCCTTGCGGGAGAAACGCGCGATGGCGCGCTTGTTTTCCTCGGAGTCCGGGCCGCGCAGGAGGTAGCTCCCGTCTCCGTAAGGACTGAAGGTCCAGTCGAGCGGGAGCACTTCCATGCCGTGCTTGGGCAACTCGAGGTCGCGGATGATCTTCGGCCGCAGCAGGCTCACGACGTACGAGCAGGCGCTGAAGGTGAACCCGGGGTGGAGGTTCTCGCTGACGGCCGAGCCGCCGAGCAGGTGGCGCCGCTCCAGGACGAGCACCTTGCGGCCGGCGCGCGCCAGGTAGGCCGCGCAGACCAGGCCGTTGTGGCCGCCGCCCACGATAATGGCGTCGTAGCGCTTGTTCACGAACCGCGGCCTCGCTCCGCCCCCGCGCCGCTGGCCGCCATGGCCGCGGGTACCGTCGCCGCGAGGCCCGACTCCCGGCCGCCGGTCGCGGGTTCGGCGGCCCCCTTCTTGCGCGGCGGGTCGAAGAACGGCTTCTCGACCACCCTTGCGGAAATGGTCTGCCGCTCGTATAGGGCGGTGTGCTCCCACGCGAGCCGGGTCCCGACCTCGGCGAAAGGCGCCTTGACGCTCGCAAGCGCCACGTACTGCTTCAAGATGGGCGACCACACGCTCGAGGTCGTGTAGCCGACGAACTTGCCGCCCTTGTAGAGCGGGATGTTGGCGCGGGTGACCGTCGTGGAGAGCGCTGGGGGCAGGCCGTGGCGCTCGTAGAGGCCGCACAGTTCGTCCCAGTCGCCCTCGAGGCCGACCAGCTTCCAGGCCGCGCCGCTTGCCTTCTCGGCCAGCAGCGCCTGCTTCCCGACGAAGGGCTCGGGACGATCGAGCTTGACGGTCCAGTCGAGGCCCACCTCGAACGGCGTCGAACGCCGGGCGTCGATGGTCACCCGGGGCGCCGAGAAGTAGTCCACGCCCAGCATGATGAAGCCGGCCTCGACCCGGGCGACGTCGAGGGCGTCGAGGCCCGCGGCGACCGCGCCATGGTCCTTGCCGGCATCGAACAGCGCATCCCAGACCGCGAGGGCATCCGCGTTGTTCATCCAGACTTCGTAGCCGAGATCCCCGGTATAGCCGGTGCGCGAGATGCGGACCTCCTTGCCACCCAGCCGCGCCGGCGTCGAGCCGAAGAAGGCCAGCCGATCGAGGTCGGCGTCGCTGCACGCCGCGAGCAATGCCCGCGAGGTGGGGCCCTGGACGGCCAGGGCCGCGATGTCGTGGGTCACGTCCTCCCACGCGACACGGGCGCCGCGGCTCACGCGCAGGAAATGGTTGAGCGTGGCGTCCGCGGCCGTCACGAAGAAGTGGTCGTCGGCCAGGCGGGTCACGGTGCCGTCGTCGACTATTTTCCCGCGATCGTCGCACCAGCAGGTATAGGCGACGGTACCGGGCTTCATCTTGCCAAAATCGCGGACCATGATGCGCGACAGCACGCCGGCGGCGTCCGGCCCGCGCACCTCGTGCTTGAAGAGCGGCGTCACGTCGATGATGCCGGTGCTCTCGCGGAAGGCGAAGTACTCCGCGACGTGGCAGGGACCGAAGTGCCGTACCACGTGGTAGCCGGCCCACTCTTTCCACGCGTAACTGTGGCAGAGCGAGACCAGACGGTCGTGAAAAGGGGTGCCGATCGCCATGAGAGACCGGGATTCTAGCACCCCGCCGATCGCCGGAGCAACCGCTTGATACCCCGGTCTTGCAAGATGTGGTAGAATCTCTATTGAATTATAGAAAGGCAGAAAGCAGATGGCGCTCAGCATCAAGCATCCCGAAGCTGACAGGCTGGCGCGCGAGCTGGCCACCAAGACCGGAGAGTCGCTGACCGATGCGGTGCTCAATGCGCTTCGCGAGCGGTTGGCACGCGTCGCGGCGCGGTCCGCGAGCGTACGGACGTTGCGCGAACTGGAGGCCGCGCGGCGTCGCTGCGCCGCCCTGCCCGTGCTGGATGCGCGGCAACCGGACGAAATTATCGGCTACGACGAGCACGGGTTGCCGCGCTGATGGTGATCGACACCTCGGCAATCGCAGCGCACCTGTTTGGCGAGGAAGAGGCACCTGCCCTCGAGAGGGCGATCGCCGCCGACCCGGTGCGCCTGCTCTCTGCCGCAACCTTGCTGGAGGCCGGCATCGTGATCGAGGCTCGTCTGGGCGAAGCGGGGGCCAGGGAACTCGACTGGATCTTGCACAAGGCCGACGTCCACGTAGTGCCCTTCGATGCCGACCAGGCCGAAGTCGCGCGCCACGCCTTCCGGATGTACGGCAGAGGCAGGCACCCGGCCGGCCTGAACCTGGGCGACTGTTTCGCGTACGCACTCTCGGTCACCTCGGGTGAGGCGCTCCTGTTCAAGGGACAAGACTTCAGCCAGACGGATGTCCGCTGCGTCGCGTACCTGGCCTGAATTGCCGGCCGCATCCCTTGCCCGGCCCTCTGCGCCGCGGGGGGACAGAAACAACTCGGAATGCTACCGGAAAAAGGCCGACGAGGGCTTACTCCAGCACGGCGCTCCAGATGTCGTTCTTGGCTGAGCCGTCGCTACCCCCGTACAAGTAAAGGAAATTCCCCAAAACGGCGCTGCCAAAGGCGTTCCGTGCCGACCACGCGGCCGCGCTCGCAACCTCGGTGAAGGTTCCCAGGTTGCCCGCGGCATCGATCGGGGCCCGCCAGACGTCATTCCTGAGTGAGCCGTCGAACCCCCCGTAGAGATACAGATATCTCCCCGCGACGACGCTGCCAAAGCCATAGCGCGCTGACCACGCGGCGGCGCCCGTCACCTCGGCGAAGCTGCCCAGGTTGCCGCTGACGTTGAGGCTGACACGCTCGACGCTGGCTAGCACCGTCGGGGTGTCACCGCCGAGCGCATAGAAGTGATTGCCGGCCAGCGCGTAGGCCGCATCGTGTCGCGGCGCGGTCATCGAGGTAGCGGACTGAAAATCGCCCAGACTGCCGTCGGCGTTGATCGGGGCCCGCTCGCCACTGTTCAACCAGGCCCCGCCAACGCCGCCGAAGACATGGAGTCCGTTGCCGACGACCACGAGCCCGAACTTGTTGCGCGCCTGGGACAACGTGACGCCCGGCACCGTCTCGAAGGCGCCCAGTTGCCCGGATCCATCGATCCGCGCCCGCTCGGCGCCCGAGAGCGCCATGGCGCCGTCGAAACCCCCGACGACGTAGAGGTACTCCCCGACCACCGCGGTACCGAGGCC
Proteins encoded in this region:
- a CDS encoding SNF2 helicase associated domain-containing protein; the encoded protein is METQETRALFAPGDTVAVYGLWLAPVPKRLEKAFARPYCVWLAVDTAKLKEDGTPGNLRPLPLWAPPTSWPVSEFDQAILALVMPFYQEHSRLISSSHARGVPVEDKVLGKVLAKLRTTPFLYGEARRPIEIRPDRPVRQLALTPWADPVLTEDDGSPLASGALLLGQDPCWVFVAGAFRPVEGAAAGPEEGGDGGAPAAITLLEETETKVHAALPPRPRLTLHEEGDRLVAKLSLVYGTALPIAPTDPRRFVPGELEGEWGTWPRDPAAETRIVERLVRTHLEARTNGVYLGSGDHALDFLLDDIPGLLVEGWEIFGEERLRAMRVTRREPRVNVSVSSGIDWFEVKSEVTLDGGILDEYALREALRGRSKYVKLGTGQYARLPADWLARQRNLAASLGHDAQGADGSLVQRLPGYLALAAEDLLEAADEKAVDPRWEAFRDLLTGEVPHREIPVPEGFVGELRPYQRKGLDFMVFVRENGLHGILADDMGLGKTIQAIALILHEKEEGRLGPSLLVVPTSVIYNWEQELKRFAPGLRTLVLHGPGRRHAMPLIPRTDVVITSYTLLRRDLPTLRAQPWYFLLLDEAQNIKNPHSQSARAARSLQSRHRFCLTGTPLENHPLELWSLFQFLMPGLLGSERVFRADFMGGEALTDATKWEKLRRRSMPFILRRLKQEVATDLPPRSEMVAYCEFGPEQRRLYNQTLLLVRSGVFEAVDRDGVGRSHLHILEALLRLRQICCAPELILPPGTPEIPSSKVETFMELVAQVVEEGHRVLVFSQFVKVLHILQRRLVEEGIETEYLDGQTKDRLERVERFNAGTTPVFLISLKAGGTGLNLTGADYVIHFDPWWNPAVEDQATDRAHRIGQTRHVFSYKLIAKDTIEEKVVQLQDRKRKMVQGVLEGEVFAKKLTREDIEFLFAPT
- a CDS encoding M61 family metallopeptidase; the protein is MQPIAYRLRIDRPHTHRLSVELRVPPQPGPLEMAIPAWTPGAYKVVDHARNVRRVAAHDPAGQPLRVERRDLHTWAVHGTERGVTVTYEVFADKLMIHQAQLNADHAFLNGGPVWLCVKACRHWPATVQVDVPPGWRVATALPPAQGGTWTARDYDELVDSPIEAGPFGLTTVGAAGVEWEVVWHDTLGSQPEGSPDLLAKVADGVARLGKAAADLMGPPPFSRYVCFFHESTEPGYLNGLEHQGSLVMQGPLEAGTRPEPFFTMVAHEIMHAWNGRRLAPQGLGRGCDLWRPAHTTALWLVEGGTEYYAEVLALRAGVVDVTTFLGGLADMISQYERTPGRLVTSLEEASFITWQFGDDRWNGAINYYLKGALVTWALDAELRDRTGGKRSMDDVLRALWERFGDHTEYLPEAIEDVAAEIAGGSLDEFFDRMLRSVEPIDWSVPAGKLGLDLRARDLAALGLRATGPAGGLKVEHVDAFGPAEEAGIQTGDILVTVGGKKATERALALAKASGRPGDALALQALRGERLLGFDLVLGGDRTYDLVPAERPSEKQQAILAAFLGTAAARPLAVAGGGDRG
- a CDS encoding NAD(P)/FAD-dependent oxidoreductase yields the protein MTDVVVIGGGHNSLVCALGLARAGKRVTVVERREAVGGLAAPLRFGDAGTYTVPGLLHETGGVRPALVRDLGLDRAGLVLEPAPGPVLATSGLDRGVMLWPDAQRSAADLSRLDPGAAAGYATYRAFHARVRDFVAGVLDEPPPSISPTSFAELLALGKAGLGLRGLGKADMVELLRVAPMCAADWLVEHFSAVPLLSAALAAPAVQGTWYGPWSAGTAANLLMHECTRTAHLPGGPAALVAALARALEATGRVEIRTGSAVAEILVDSAGVRGVRLEQGGEILAPLVASGLDPRTTLLSLVPPLALSTDVARQLEVVRARGTSAKVHLALAAPLVFRERPGERLARAQVGGHLDDLERAADAVKYRAMSDRPHLDVWVPTVADPSLAPAGHEVVSLLVHYAPHDLAGGWTDEARQTLADRALAVLEAAAPGVRSQIVAMEVLTPVDIEHRYGISGGHIHHVEHALDQILFMRPAPAVAHYRTPVRGLYLCGAGCHPGGGLSGMPGALAAKTILKGAQMAATLAGTPGTR
- a CDS encoding NAD(P)/FAD-dependent oxidoreductase; its protein translation is MNKRYDAIIVGGGHNGLVCAAYLARAGRKVLVLERRHLLGGSAVSENLHPGFTFSACSYVVSLLRPKIIRDLELPKHGMEVLPLDWTFSPYGDGSYLLRGPDSEENKRAIARFSRKDAENYPFFGMAMAELSRLVKPLIEAPAPEPTSLSPQHLLELLRLGKRFKDLGPDWTAAMMKMMTMSAVDFLSEWFESEQLIGPMSVSGIIGTYLGVRSPGTAYVLLHHYMGEIDGAFRAWGLPKGGTGAISMAIARSALAHGAEIKTTARVERILVENGEASGVVLANGDEYRAKVVVSGVDPHRTFLGLVGEKALPEDFVRNIKRYKMRGSSGKVNLALDGLPEFKGLPKMGPHLLGDITIAPSVSYLERAYDDAKYGAFSQRPFMDIVIPSLTDPSVAPAGKHVMSIFVQYAPYHLKEGPAAWEGKREAFGDAVIRTLEDFAPGLSDKILFRHVLTPWDLEKEYGLTEGNIFHGELSLEQLAFLRPAPGWSRYRTPVRSLWLCGSGAHPGGGLMGAPGQLCADALLEARAV
- a CDS encoding aminomethyltransferase family protein; this encodes MAIGTPFHDRLVSLCHSYAWKEWAGYHVVRHFGPCHVAEYFAFRESTGIIDVTPLFKHEVRGPDAAGVLSRIMVRDFGKMKPGTVAYTCWCDDRGKIVDDGTVTRLADDHFFVTAADATLNHFLRVSRGARVAWEDVTHDIAALAVQGPTSRALLAACSDADLDRLAFFGSTPARLGGKEVRISRTGYTGDLGYEVWMNNADALAVWDALFDAGKDHGAVAAGLDALDVARVEAGFIMLGVDYFSAPRVTIDARRSTPFEVGLDWTVKLDRPEPFVGKQALLAEKASGAAWKLVGLEGDWDELCGLYERHGLPPALSTTVTRANIPLYKGGKFVGYTTSSVWSPILKQYVALASVKAPFAEVGTRLAWEHTALYERQTISARVVEKPFFDPPRKKGAAEPATGGRESGLAATVPAAMAASGAGAERGRGS
- a CDS encoding type II toxin-antitoxin system VapB family antitoxin; this encodes MALSIKHPEADRLARELATKTGESLTDAVLNALRERLARVAARSASVRTLRELEAARRRCAALPVLDARQPDEIIGYDEHGLPR
- a CDS encoding type II toxin-antitoxin system VapC family toxin — its product is MVIDTSAIAAHLFGEEEAPALERAIAADPVRLLSAATLLEAGIVIEARLGEAGARELDWILHKADVHVVPFDADQAEVARHAFRMYGRGRHPAGLNLGDCFAYALSVTSGEALLFKGQDFSQTDVRCVAYLA